The genomic window atctgaggagagacaacagagacagagatagagagacagacagaagagagcacattagcacacacagaagcagagcacaaaggaggagccatctctATCCGGTCCATatacagcagctcaagagcaccaaacgcaAGCAGCGAGAGAGCAAGAGCGCCACCCCAAGAGCCcgagaacaacacacacacatcacccccctCCAGTGCGcacacatttgtattttttacaaaactgttcaagttttaaattcaaaattgcCTTATAGGAAAGTATTGATGTGTAAAATACTCTATTCATTGTGAGTCACAGTTCCAAATATCTTTGGTATATCCTTACGTTCACTAAGTATGTATCCCATGTTTTGAAGTGACAAAAAAGGGTAAATGTCTCGGGGCGGTAGGGGCCAGGTAGCGTCGCCATTACTCTGAGGAGAGGCCAGTCAGTGGAGGGGTGCAAGAATGCAGAGCAATAAAACCTTCAACTTGGAGAAGCAAAACCATGCTCCAAGGAAGCATCATCAGCACCATCACCAACAGCACCACCAGCAGCAGTAGCAACAGCCGCCTCCAATACCTGCAACATGGCAACAAGCCAGCAGCCAAAATGAAGGCTTGACTATTGACCTTAAGAATTTTAGAAAACCAGGAGAGAAGACCTTTACCCAGCGTAGCCGGCTCTTTGTGGGCAATCTTCCTCCTGATATCACcaaggaggaaatgaggaaactgagaaatATGGGAAAGCTGGTGAAGTCTTCATTCATAAGGATAAGGGCTTTGGCTTTATTCGCTTGGAAACACGAACTCTAGCCGAGATTGCCAAAGTGGAGCTGGACAACATGCCACTCCGTGGCAAGCAGCTTCGTGTGCGCTTTGCTTGCCATAGTGCATCTCTCACAGTTCGAAACCTTCCTCAATATGTGTCCAATGAACTGCTGGAGGAGGCCTTTTCTGTGTCTGGCCAGGTAGAGAGGGCTGTGGTCATTGTGGATGATCGAGGAAGGCCCTCTGGAAAAGGCATTGTTGAATTCTCAGGGAAACCAGCTGCTCGGAAAGCTCTGGACAGATGTAGTGAAGGCTCTTTCCTGCTAACCACATTTCCGAGGCCTGTGACTGTGGAGCCCATGGACCAGTTAGATGATGAAGAGGGGTTACCAGAAAAACTGGTTATGAGGAACCAGCAATTtcacaaggaaagagaacaaCCACCCAGATTTGCCCAGCCTGGCTCATTTGAGTATGAGTATGCCATGCGCTGGAAGGCACTCATTGAGATGGAGAAACAGCAGCAAGACCAAGTGGACCGTAATATCAAGGAGGCTCGTGAGAAGCTGGAAATGGAGATGGAGGCTGCTCGTCATGAGCACCAGGTCgtgctcatgaggcaggatttGATGAGGCGCCAAAAAGAACTTCGAAGAATGGAATCGCTCCATAATCAAGAAGTGCAAAAACGAAAGCAACTGGAGCTCAGGCAGGAGGAGGAGCGTAGGCGCTGCAAGGAAGAGATGTGGAGACAACAGGAAGAAATGATGCGGCCACAGCAGGAAGGATTCAAGGGAACCTTCCCTGATGCGGTATATCTCCCATGTGCCTATAATAGAGAACAGGAGCTGCGGATGGGTCAGATGGCTATGGGAGGTGCTGTGGGCATAAACAACAGAGGTGCCATGCCTCCTGCTCCTGTACCGGCTGGTACCCCAGCTCCTCCAGGGCCTGCCACTATGATGCCAGATGGAACCTTGGGATTGACCCCACCAACGACTGAGCGCTTTGACCAGGCTGCTACAATGGAAGGAATTGGGGCAATTGGTGGAACCTCTTCTGCTTTCAACCGTGCGGCTCCTGGAGCTGAATTTGCTCCAAACAAACGTCGCCGATACTAATAAAATTGCACTGTCTAGTTTCCTAAAACCCTTAAAGAAAAGGACCCTTTTTGGACTAGCCAGAATTCTACCCTGGAAAAGTGTTAGGGATTCCTCCCAATAGTTAGGTCTTCCCTGCCTATAGTATTCTATCTAGGGAGTATGCTGGAGGCAGAGGGCAAGGGAGGGGAGATCATTACAAATCAATGCTGTGTGGTATATTGTTTCTGTGTGGTGCATTCCTGAAGTCTCATGTGATTGTTGAGCCTAAGGGAACCATGACAAAATGGATCCAGTTAGAGCCCCATTACTCATGATCATTCCATTTGTCCATCTTGTTCTATTTGCTTATTCATAACCTGCAACCCCAAAGACACTGCCATGTATACCACTAAAACCAAACATCCCCCATGACCTTAGCCCCATTGCTTCATTCACTCCCAGGTCGGAATTCCAGCAAATGTCCATAGAGGTCACAGACAACATATGTACTGGTTCTGTTATATCCCATATATTACCCTTTCATGTCTTAAGGAAGACATTTTCTCTTAGAGATTTTCATTTaagtatatctttaaaaaatcttgTGTTAACTTGCCTTCATTATTTTCTTGGGTAAGGAAAATCCCATGGATCACCAATTTTGTCTATGATGTTGCTCGTCACAGCTTTTCTTGATAGGCCCAGTACAATCTTGGAAATAGGGTTGCTTTAGGCTAAAGGTCAGACAGTAGCTCTTCAGCTTGCCTGTCTTAGGTAGTTATGctgttcattttttattagtgtgCCATGTTTGATTTGTCCCTGATAATCTTTGGGGTTTTTCTGAGATATGGAGCAGTAAAGCAGCATCAccttattaaaatacattttaagccttttttaaaaaaagggtaaATGTCTGCATTTCTAATAGAGTTTTAAAACTGTGGGGTTTTTAAAGTAAGGcaattgtttaaaagaaaacaaaaattgtttcacACTAAGATGAAATGGGTTTTAgatcaaaataattctttttataaagtagtaTTATAGATAAACATAAACTCCACATCACAACTTGGATATTTACAGGCACTTTTCCagattattttcaagaaaatatctTGATACAGCAATAGTAGAAGTCATTGGTTAATAAAAAAGCACAATCTATAAATATGGTTAGAAAAATCATCCATATTTGAGGTTAACTGTGCATATGAATTTGCTGAAGAACATAAGATGTGCTctctaaattaaaatgaaaatagctGGGTCTGGATCACACACCTAACATAAAAGCCAATTCAAAGTGTATCAAAGACattgagatcagaccagaatctctaaaccacactgaggaaaatataggcagaacaacGCAAGATCTGGACCTCAAAGTTGTTTTAAATGATACAACATCAATGGCAGagacaacagaataaaaaataaacaaatgggatctAATTTAGTTTAagagttttaatttaattctttaatttaagAGTTTCTAAGTGACAAAATATTCATGGGCTATAAAACTGAAAGACAACTAactaaatgagagaaaatgtttTCAGTCAACACatagataaaggattgatatccaggatatataaagtactcattaAGATGAACAAAAAATCCTAAAACCCCATTTAAAAATGGGAAGAGTAAATGATCAGGAACTTTTATGAGGAAGACCAGAAGTTCATAGTGTAGGTGCACAATATGTTTGGTGGCCGAGAACCGAGCTGTTCAGCATACTTAGAACATCCAAGTGGGttcaaggtataggactgcacatagctgtgattgatcatttacagagcaTTTTAACTGAGACAATTCTCTTGGGtgtcaaggagacactctgtttCCCAGGGGCTATACGGACATTCGCCCAGGGGCAGCAAGAATTATATTGCTGTTCTCTTTCCCTGGTTCttagtaaatattaaacaattaagtttacttcttattaatacttgcagttatttggataaacacaatatgagttatagattccaaaacttagttctttgGCCTTCAAGGGCAAGATTGCTGGGCttctaccataaatcccagactggGTCCTCAGGCCGGTTTATCTCTTCCTTTCCCGTggaggtcctgtctcttaagtcattgTGGCTTGCATCAAGATAGTGCTGTTGGGGAAGGGagctgcgggctgaatgagggctagagactgagcacagcggccactcaacacctttattgcaaaccacaacagctaattagagagagaaaacagaagggaatgccttgccacagtggcagggtggggtgggggggagatgggattggggagggtgggagggacactgggtttacgggtggtggagaatgggcactggtgaagggatgggttccaaactttgtatgagggaagtataagcacaaaagtgtataaatctgtaactgtaccctcacggtgattctctaattaaaaataaataaatttaaaaaaaaaaagatagtgctGTTAGgctttctagattgtcccattttgatgcagGGGTATATTCGCTGCTCGCCCAGGGTCTATCCCAGTCCCAAggtgggacctccctttgtgGGTGTTAAGAACGAtggaaactgaagcctgagtcaagtaattataatGGATGCCCagaagcagatatatttcagagtctatCAACTCTCAAACactaggagcatagcattaatgaaTATTCTGTGTTAAAGCAAAAAACATGCTTTAAGGCAAAATATGTAaaagctataggggaaatagaaaagcaagtgatTCACTTCAAATGAAAAGTCCAAAATCACCTAAGTAACCAAGCCTGACCTGGGGAAATTGTAAAGcataaaggaaaggttaaagataaactcagatgATTAGGGGTcctcataagagcactgtaagctcctcgggggagaggaaaaggggcaattcactgatgaaggcTAAAACACTTGAGGTTAATATTTAACAGACT from Sorex araneus isolate mSorAra2 chromosome 4, mSorAra2.pri, whole genome shotgun sequence includes these protein-coding regions:
- the LOC101558248 gene encoding LOW QUALITY PROTEIN: non-POU domain-containing octamer-binding protein-like (The sequence of the model RefSeq protein was modified relative to this genomic sequence to represent the inferred CDS: inserted 1 base in 1 codon; substituted 1 base at 1 genomic stop codon), translated to MQSNKTFNLEKQNHAPRKHHQHHHQQHHQQQXQQPPPIPATWQQASSQNEGLTIDLKNFRKPGEKTFTQRSRLFVGNLPPDITKEEMRKXEKYGKAGEVFIHKDKGFGFIRLETRTLAEIAKVELDNMPLRGKQLRVRFACHSASLTVRNLPQYVSNELLEEAFSVSGQVERAVVIVDDRGRPSGKGIVEFSGKPAARKALDRCSEGSFLLTTFPRPVTVEPMDQLDDEEGLPEKLVMRNQQFHKEREQPPRFAQPGSFEYEYAMRWKALIEMEKQQQDQVDRNIKEAREKLEMEMEAARHEHQVVLMRQDLMRRQKELRRMESLHNQEVQKRKQLELRQEEERRRCKEEMWRQQEEMMRPQQEGFKGTFPDAVYLPCAYNREQELRMGQMAMGGAVGINNRGAMPPAPVPAGTPAPPGPATMMPDGTLGLTPPTTERFDQAATMEGIGAIGGTSSAFNRAAPGAEFAPNKRRRY